CTGGCTGCTCGCGCCGGTCGACCTGCAGGCGGTCAAGGCTTCGGGCGTCACCTTCGTGGTCAGCCTGCTGGAGCGGGTGATCGAGGAACAGGCTCGCGGCGCGCCGGAGAAGGCGACGCAGATCCGCGCCGATCTCGACCGGCTGATCGGCGCCGACCTGCGTGCCCTGCGCCCCGGCTCGGAACAGGCGATGGCGGTGAAGGCGGCGCTGATCGAGCGCGGCCTGTGGTCGCAATATCTCGAGGTCGGCATCGGCCCGGATGCCGAGATCTTCACCAAGGGCCAGCCGATGAGCGCGGTGGGCTTCGGCGCGCATGTCGGCATCCATCCCGGTTCGAGCTGGAACAATCCCGAGCCGGAGATCGTCGTCGCGGTCTCGCCGGCCGGGCGGATCGTGGGGGCGACGCTCGGCAACGACGTCAACCTGCGCGATTTCGAGGGCCGCTCGGCGCTGCTGCTCGGCAAGGCGAAGGACAACAACGCGAGCTGCGGCCTCGGCCCCTTCGTGCGGCTGTTCGACGCGGGCTTCACGCTCGACGATGTCCGCCGCGCGCGGCTCGACCTCACGGTCGAGGGGGCGGACGGGTTCCGCCTCGAGGGGATGAGCTCGATGACCGAGATCAGCCGCGATCCGGCGGATCTGGTCGAGGCCGCCGCCGGGGCACACCACCAGTATCCGGACGGGTTCGTGCTGATGCTGGGGACGATGTTCGCGCCGATCCAGGACCGCGACCGGCCGGGCGAGGGCTTCACCCACAAGGACGGCGATCTCGTCACCATCGCCTCGGCCCGGCTGGGGCGGCTGCGCAACCGCGTGCGGCCCTGCCCTGACTGCGCGCCCTGGCGCTTCGGCACGCTCGACCTTATGCGCAGCCTCGCCGCGCGCGGCCTGCTCTGATCGGCTGAGGCCCGATTCGCCCGCGCCCGCGATGAGGTGGTTGGCGCGTCTCCGACGGGCGGCGGCGCTGGATCGGCGGCCCTCGGTATCTCGCGGTCAGGGGGACGACATCAGGGCGCCGACCCCAGAACCACGCGGACGATCAGCGAGGCGGCAAGCGCCAGCATCGTGATGCCGACCAGGGCATCCAGCACGCGCCATGCGGCGGGCCTTGCGAAGACGGGCTTCAGGATGCGCGCGCCGTAGCCCAGCGCCGTGAACCAGGAGAAACTGGCGCAGACGGCGCCAAGGACGAAAATCGGGCGCAGGGGGGCGGGCTGCGCCGATCCGATCGTGCCGAGCAGCAGCACCGTATCCAGGTAGACATGCGGGTTCAGGAAGGTGAAGCCCGCCGTGGCGGCGAGGGCGCGGCGTAGGGTGAGGCTGCCGTTTTCGGCCATCGTGACCGCGGCGGGAACCAGCATCCGGCGCAATGCGATCAGGCCGTACGAGGCGAGGAACGCCGCGCCGCCGAGGGCGAGCAATGCCGTGAACTGGGGCGCGGCGCCCAGAAAGGCGCCCACGCCGCTCACGCCGGCCACGATCAGCACGGCATCCGCGACGCCGCAGAACAGCACGATCGGGCCGACATGTTCGTGCCGCAGCCCCTGCCGCAGGACGAAGAGATTCTGGGCGCCGATCGCGACGATGAGCGCGGCAGACGAGGCGAACCCGGTGAGGAACGGGGGAAGAAGATTTGTCATGGGTGGATCTATGAGGCTGGCCCGCACATTAGGACAGCTTGTTTTTCTAAGGTCGATTAAGCGATACTTCAGAGATGCTTGATTATTCCGCCCTGGCCGCCGTCGGCGCGGTGATCCGCGAGGGCAGCTTCGAACGCGCGGCGCACGCGCTGGGAATCACCGCTTCGGCGGTTTCCCAGCGCGTGCGCGGCCTTGAGGAACGGCTCGGCTCGGTTCTGATCGTCCGCGGGCAACCCTGTGTTCCCACCGATATGGGCCGTGCCCTTTGCGCGCATCTCGATCGGGTCAGGCTTCTCGAGGACGATCTGGCGCCGGCCCTCGCCCTGACGGGGGCGGTCTCGCCGCTCACGCTGAAAGTGGCCGTGAATGCGGACAGCCTGGCAACCTGGTTTCCTCAGGCGGCCGCCGCGTTCGGGCGCGGCGCGGGGATCCTGCTCGACCTCGCGCTGGATGACGAGGCCCATACGGCCGACCGGCTGCGCTCGGGCGAGGTGCTGGCCGCGGTGACGGCCGATCCCGAACCCGTGCAGGGCTGCCGGACGATCCTGCTCGGTGCGCTGCCCTATGTCTCCTGCGCCAGCCCGGATTTCATGGCGCGGCATTTTGTCGGGGGCGTGAACCGGGACACGCTCATGCGGGCACCGCACATGCAGTTCGACCGGCGGGACGCGTGGCAGGCGCGTTGGGCATCGGAGGCGCACGGCGTCGAGCTTGCCGCGCCGACGCACTGGATTCCCTCGACGCATGCCTTTCTGGACCTCTGCATCGCCGGGCTGGCCTGGGGGTTGCACCCGGCGCCGCTGGCCGAGCCGCATCTCGCCGCCGGGCGTCTGACCGAATTGCCGCCCGGCCTGCGGATCGACGTGAAGCTGTACTGGACCGTGGCCCGTCTGCACGCGAGGGCGCTGGAGACACTGACCCGCGCGGTTTGCGCCACCGCCGCCGAATGGCTCGACAATTGATCTTCGCCCCTATGTGCTGCCGGTCTGGCCCGGTGACGCCGGCGCTACGCACGTTCCTGGCCGCCGCCACTCAGTCGATGATGCGCCGGTAGAGATGCCAGGTGGAATGCCCGAGGATGGGCAGGACGATGGCGATGCCGAGCAATCCGGGAACGGCGCCCAGTGCGAGGCCGACCAGGACGATCAGTCCCCACAGGCCGAGAATTGCCGGATTCCGCCGCAGCGCCCGGATCGATATCCCGAGCGCCGCGGGCATGTCGGCGGGTCGGTCGAGCAGCAGAGGGAAGGACGTGACGCCGATGGCCAGCGCCGCGACCGCAAACACGAAGCCGGTGCAAAGCCCGGCGGCCATCATCGCCCAGCCGGCGGGCGTGGTCAGTGCCGCCGCCACGAAAGCCGCGAAGGACCGCGGTTCGGCCGCCCCGAGGGTCCGGATGTAGATGAATTCCGCCGCCCCGAGCCACAGGAGCAGGAGGAGGATCTGCAGGCCGCCCATCGCCAGGATCGCGCCGATCTGCGGCGAACGCAGGATGCCGGCGGCCTCGATCACCCTCGGCGTGCGGCCGGACTCGCGCAGGCGGCTCAATTCCATCAGCCAGACCGACGCCAGCGGCCCGATCAGGGCAAAGCCGGCCACCAGGGGCACGACGAGCGGCAGGAGATGTTCGTTCGCGACGACGGCGCTGAGGAAGAGACCGGCAATCGGGAAGACGAGGGCGAGGACGACGATATCGGTTCGGTCGGCTTCGAAATCCTCGAACCCGCGGCGCAGCGCCACGGCCAGATCCTCGATGCCGATCCGGCGGATGTTCACCGGAAGCGTCTTCGCCTCGGCCCAGTAGGTCTCGCCATCGGCGGCGCCGATTTCCTCCACGGCGTGCCCCGGCGCCGACAGCGCCCATTCGATCGGATTGCGGATATGCATGGCGACACTCCCCCCGGATCTCGAAAGATTGGGTGGTGCTTCGCGCCCCGCGGAACAACCGACGGGCGCGCCGCAACCGTCATGCTCCGATCGCATGGCAGAGGCGAGCGGCGGCGGTTGGCTTTCGCCGGCCCGCCGCGGGCGACGGGGACGCGGGGCGATCAGGTCATGCCGGTTCGGCGCCCTGGATGTCGTTCAGTTCGGCGCAGTCGGCCGCCGACAGATCGAGGCCCGCGGCGGCCAGGTTCTGCCGCAGGTGATCCGCCGATGCCGTGCCCGGGATCAGCAGGATGTTCGAAGACCGCCGGAGCAGCCAGGCCAGCGCCACTTGCATCGGCGGCACGCCGAGGCGTCCGGCCACCGAGGAGAGTTTCGATGACTGCAGGGGCGTGAAGCCGCCGAGCGGGAAATACGGCACATAGGCGATCCGCTCTTGCGCCAGCGCGTCGATCAGGGCGTCGTCGTCGCGATGCGCCAGGTTGTAGTGGTTCTGGACGCAGACGATGTCGGTGATCCGGCGGGCTTCCGCGATCTGTCCGGGCGTCACGTTGCTCAGCCCGACATGGCGGATCAGCCCCTGCCGCTGCAGTTCGGCGAGGACGGAGACCGGTTCTTCGATCGAGCCCTCGGCCGGGCCGTGCACGGCGTGCATGCTGCGGAAATTGACGACCTCCAGCCGTTCGAGGCCGAGATTGCGGAGATTGTCGTGAACGGCCCGGGTCAGTTCCGCGGGCGCAAGGGCCGGCAGCCAGGAGCCGTCATCGCCGCGGCGCGCGGCAACCTTGGTGACGATGACGAGGTCGTCAGCGTAGGGATGCAGCGCCTCGCGGATCAGCTGGTTGGTGACGTGCGGGCCGTAGAAATCGGCGGTGTCGATGTGATTGACCCCGGCGGCCACGGCTTCGCGCAATACCGTGCGGGCAGCCTCGGGGTCCCGGGGCGGGCCGAAAACGCCCGGCCCCGCGAGCTGCATCGCGCCGTAGCCGAGGCGCCTGACGGGCCGGTCGCCGAGGGTGAAGGTGCCGGACGGGTCTATGCTGGACATGATCTTCTCCATGCTGTGGATGGATCACAGCTGGCGACTGACCATCCGCATGATAATCCGCTACAATCCATACGGCTTGTGCGGGAACATGAACAATCGGACCTGATCTCGACGCCTTGAACGCCTTCATGACCGTGGCGCGTGCCGGTGGCTTCCGCGAAGGCGCGCGCGTCAGCGGCGCCAGCGCGTCGGCCCTGAGCGAATCGGTGCGCCGGCTCGAGGCCGCGCTCGGCGTGCGGCTGTTGCACCGGACCACACGAAGCGTCGTGCCGACCGACGCGGGGGCGCAGCTCATCGAACGGCTCGGCCCGGCATTGCGGGAGGTGGAGGACGCGCTCGATGTGGTGAACGTCTTCCGTGCCCGACCCGCCGGAACACTGAGGCTCAATGTCCCCGTCAGCGCGGCCCGGCTGGTCCTGCCTTCCATTCTTCCGCCCTTCCTCGCCACGTTCCCGGAGATCCGGGTGGAGATCGTTGCCGAGGATGATTTCGTCGACGTCGTCGCGGCGGGGTGCGACGCCGGGATCCGCTATGACGAGCGGCTGGAACAGGACATGATCGCCGTGCCGATCGGCCCGCGCGTCCAGCGTTTCGCGACGGCCGCCGCCCCCGCCTATCTCAACCGGCGGGGCCGGCCGGCGCACCCGCGCGACCTGCTCGCCCATGCCTGCATACGGGGCCGGTTCCGCAGCGGCGCGATGCCACCCTGGGAGTTCGAGCGCGACGGCGAGATCGTGAAGATCGATCCGGCCGGCCCCTTGCTGGTCAGTTCCGGAACCGCCGCCGATCTTGCGATTTCGGCGGCCCTTGCCGGTGCCGGAATCATCTATCTCTTCGAGGACTGGCTGCGGCCGCATCTCGACAGCTTCATGCTCGAGCCGGTCCTGGAACCGTGGTGGCAGGCGTTTTCCGGCCCGTTTCTCTATTATTCAGGCCGGCGCCTGTTGCCGGCGCCGCTCAAGGCGTTTGTCGATTTCCTGCGGCAGGCCGGTGGATAGGCCCGGCCGCCGCCTTCGTCTTGTCGAAGCGGGCGCACCAACGGTCGCGCGTCCGGCGAGGTTTGCCGGCTGACGGAATTGCTTGGTAAGACACGGTGCACAGGGAGGTCGGTCATGAGCCTATCGGGCGCAACGGGGCGGAAGGTCATCATCACGTGCGCCATCACCGGCGCCATACACACGCCGAGCATGTCGCCGCATCTGCCGGTGACGCCGGAGGAGATTGCCGATTCGGCGGTCGCTGCCGCGGAGGCGGGGGCGGCAATCCTGCATCTGCATGCGCGTGATCCGGAAACCGGCAGGCCCGACCAGTCGCCTGAGGCATTCGGGCGCTTCCTGCCGCGGGTGAAGCAGCGGACCAACGCCGTCATCAACCTGACCACGGGCGGCGCGCCCTACATGACGGTCGAGGAACGGGTGCAGCCGGCCGCGACGTTCCGGCCGGAGGTTGCCTCGCTGAACATGGGGTCGATGAATTTCGGCCTGTTCCCGATGCTCGACCGGTTCAAGGACTTCAAGCATCCGTGGGAGCGGGAGGCGCTCGAGACTTCGCGCGACCTGGTTTTCCGCAATACGTTCCGCGATATCGAATTCGTGCTCCGCACGCTCGGCGAGGCAGGCACGCGCTTCGAATTCGAGTGCTACGATACGGCGCATCTCTACAATCTCGCGCATTTCCTCGGGCGCGGCCTGGTGAAGCCGCCGCTGTTCATCCAGACGGTGTTCGGCATTCTCGGCGGTATCGGCCCGCATCCTGAGGACGTGATGCACATGAAGCGGACGGCCGACCGGCTGTTCGGCGACCAGTATCGCTGGTCGGTCCTGGGGGCGGGACGCAATCAGATGCCGATCGCCGCGCAGGCCGCGGCGATGGGCGCCAATGTCCGCGTCGGGCTGGAGGACTCGCTCTGGATCGGCCCCGGCCAGCTCGCGGAATCCAACGCCCAGCAGGTGCGCAAGGTCCGGCAGATCCTCGAGGGACTCGGCCTCGAGATCGCGACGCCGGACGAAGCGCGGCAGATCCTGTCCCTCAAGGGCGCCGACCGGGTCGCGTTCTGAGCGACGGGTCTGGCTGCGACATAATCGGCTGAATTGGAGAGTGGAATGAAGATTGCGGTTGTGGGTGCCGGCCTCGTCGGCTCGGCCTGGGCCATCGTGTTCGCCCGCGCGGGACATGACGTTGCCGTGTACGATGCGGTCGAGGGCGGCGCGGACCGCGCCATCGGCCTGATCGGCGACCGGCTGAAAACCCTCGAAGAGGTCGGCCTGATCGAGGATGCTGCGGCGGCCGGCCAGCGCGTCCGCGTGGCGGCGTCGCTCGCCGATGCCGTCGTCGATGCCGCCTACATCCAGGAGAGCGTCTTCGAAACGGTCGAGCAGAAACGCCAGATCTTCGCGGCGCTGGACGCGGTGGTGGGCCCCGAAACGCTGATCGGCAGCTCATCGTCCGGCATTCCGGCGTCCGCCTTCACCGATCATGTCGGCTGCCGCGAGCGATGCCTGATCGCCCATCCGGTCAACCCGCCCTATCTCATTCCGGTCGTCGAACTTGTTCCCGCGCCGTGGACGGCGGCGGCAACGGTGCAGCGCGTGCGCGCGCTGATGGAAAGCGTGGGCCAGGAACCCGTCGAACTGACGCGGGAAATCGAGGGCTTCGCGCTCAACCGCCTGCAGGGGCTTCTCCTCGCCGAGGCCTGGAAGCTCGTGGCGGACGGGATCATGTCGGTCGAGGACGTCGATCGCACCGTCTCCGCCGGGCTCGGCCTGCGCTGGAGCTTCATGGGTCCGTTCGAGACGATCGACCTGAACGCGCCCGGCGGCGTCGCCGACTACGCGCGGCGCTTCCGGACGATGTACGAAACCATCGCGGGCTCGCGCGGCGTCGATCTCGGCTGGGACGACGCGCTGATCGCCGAGGTCGAGCGCCAGCGGCGGGTCGCGCTCCCGGCCGACCGGCTTGCCGAGCGTTCGGCCTGGCGCGACCGCCGGCTGATGGCCCTCATGGCTCACAAGCGCAGTTCGCAAGATCCGGCGGCCGGCTGATTTCCCGATCGGCCCGATCCGGAATAATTGTACCGCCGGTCCACGACCGGGATGCAAACATCGCTTTGGTCACCCGGTTCGTGGTGTTAAGGTCGAGATCCGACAAGAAACAGAAATCCGGCGTTCGCCCTGGCCGATGATCGCCCGCAGCAATGAGGGCGGCGCCGATGGGGAAAGGAAACGATCATGACCCGGCGGACTGGAAACCCTCTCGGCTTCGCCCTGGCTCTGGCTTCGACCGCTACCCTCGTCACCGGCCTCGCCATCCCTCGCGCCATGGCGAAATCAACCGCCCATGACGGCATCGCCCTCAGCAATTCCTACGCCGGCAACAGCTGGCGCCAGCAGATGCTCAAGATGTGGAAGGAAGCCAGCCACCAGGCCATCTCCGGCGGCATCGTCGCGAAAACCAAGATCGTCAACGCCGACAATTCCGCCTCCCAGCAGGAATCCCAGATCGAGGATCTGATCCTCGAGGGCTGGAAGGCCATCGTGATCGACGCCGCCTCGCCCACGGCGCTGAACGGCGTCATCGCCAAGGCCTGCCACGCCGGCATCGTCGTCGTCGCGTTCGACAGTCTCGTCACCGCCCCCTGCGCCTACAAGGTCGCCTACAACTACGTTCACATGGGGCAGATCGAAGCCCGCTTCGTCGCGAAATCCCTGCACGGCAAGGGTAATGTGCTGGAAGTCCGCGGCATCGCCGGAACCTCTGTCGATACCGATATCCACAAGGGGATCGTCGAGACGTTCAGGAAATATCCGAAGATGAAGATCGTCGGCTCCGTCCACGGCGACTGGACGCAGAGCATCGCGCAGAAGGCCGTCGCCGGCGTGCTGCCCTCGTTGCCGCATATCGAGGCCGTCGTTACCCAGGGCGGCGATGGCTATGGCACCTACGAAGCCTTCATGGCCGCCGGGCGGGGAACGCCGCTGATCATTTTCGGCAACCGCCAGGTCGAGCTTTCGCTCTGGGCGAAGCTGGACAAGAAGCCGGGCGGATACCACACGATCTCGCTCTCCTCGGCGCCCGGCGTGTCATCCATCGCCTTCTGGGTTGCCCAGCAGATCCTCGCCGGCGCGAAGGTGCCGAAAGTGGTGAACGTCCCGCTGCTGCAGATCCACGCCAACCAGCTGCAGAGCTGGCTCAAGGTGCTGCCGCAGGGCGCTGTCGCGACACCGCTCTACAGCCAGACATGGACGGAACGCCTGATCGCGGCGAATCTCCACCACACGGCGCCGCCGGCCTCGCCCGGCCCGGAGACGCTGCACTGACCGCAGCCGCCGCCCCCCTGATCCGGCTCGCGGCGATCGCCCGCGACTTCGGCAGCGTGCGGGCCCTGCAAGGGGTGGATCTGGACATCGATGCCGGGCGGATGCTCGGCATCGTCGGCCATAACGGCGCGGGAAAATCCACGCTGATGCAGATCATCGCCGGCACCCTGCCGCCATCCTCCGGCGCGATCGCGGTGGCCGGCGCGCCCATCCCCGCCTATGGCGTCCGTGCCGCGCATGCGCTCGGCATACGTTGCGTGTTCCAGGAACTCTCGCTCTGCCCCAACCTCACCGTCTTCGAGAATGTCGGGATCATGCATCGGAGCCTGCGCGGCGCCGGCTGGCGCGGGCGCGCCCGGCACCTGATCCGCGCCTCGCTCGACGCGATCTTTCCCGGCCACGGAATCGACCCGGACCGCCAGGTCAGTTCGCTGTCGATCGGCGAACGGCAGATGGTGGAAATCGCCCGCGCCTTCAGCGAGACCGAGGAGAAGGTCCGCCTCGTCATCCTCGATGAAGCGACCGCGTCTCTCGCCGGCCACGCCGCAACCCAGCTCCTCGACTTCACGCGCGCCGCCCGCGCCCGCGGCATCGCCTGCGTCTTCATCTCCCATCGCCTCGCCGAAATCCTGGCCTATGCCGACGATATCGTCGTGCTGCGCGATGGCGGCATCGTCGGCACGGCGCCCGCCTCCGGGCTCGACGAAGACCGGCTTGTCGCGATGATGGGCGAGGTGCGCGCTCCCGCCGGGCGCGATGCCAGCAGCGCGCGCAGCGCCGGCGTGCCGCGCGTCGAGGCCGCGGGGCAGGACGGCGAGTCGCTGCCGCTGCGCGTTCATGCCGGCGAAATCGTCGGTCTTGCCGGCCTCGCCGGTCATGGCCAGCGGGCGTTCCTGCACCGGGTCTTCGCCGCCGCCCGCCACCGCGAGCGCGGCCTCGCCGTCAATGGCAGCATCGCCCATGTCAGCGGCGACCGCGCCAGCGAGGGAATCTTTCCGCTCTGGTCGGTGATGCGCAACATCTCCGCCGGCGCGCTCGGCCGGCTCTCCCGCTTCGGCCTGATCGATCCCGCCGCCGAACGCGCCCTTGCCGAGGCGTGGGCGCGGAGCCTGGCGATCCGCACGCCCTCCGTCTCCCATCTCGCGACCCGCCTGTCCGGCGGCAACCAGCAGAAGGTGCTGGTTGCCCGCGCGCTGGCCTCCGGGGCCGATATCCTCCTGCTCGACGATCCGACGCGCGGTGTCGATGTCGGCACCAAGCGCGAGCTTTACGCGCGGATGCGCGCGCACGCCGCCGGCGGCCATGCCATCCTCTGGTACACCACCGAGAACGCCGAGCTCGCCGAGTGCGACCGGGTCTATGTTTTCAGCCGCGGCCGGATCACCGACGCGATCGACCGCGACGCCTATTCGGAAGACCGGGTGATCCGTGCCTCCTTTGCCTCGGCGCCGCCCGGGGGCGGCTTCGCCCGTGCCGGCTGACCCGTCCGCGATACCCGCCGGCCAACCCGCCCTCGCAGCCGCCCTGCCGCGCTTCAAGATCGCCCTGCCCGTCGCCGCCCTGGCCGCGATGTTCGGCATCATCTTCTGGATACGGCCGGCGATCCTCAGCTATTTCGGCATCGGCCTGCTGCTCGATCTCGCGATGCCGGCGGTCTTCGCCAGCATGGCGCAGATGTGCGTCATCGCCATCAATGACATCGATCTCGGCATCGGCCCGTTCATCTCGCTCACATCCTGTATCGCGGCGACGCTGCTGGTCCGCGCCCCCGCCGCCGGCCTCCTCGCCCTCACCGCGGCGATCGGCGCCTACGCGCTGATGGGGGGGCTGATCCATGTTCGCCGGCTGCCCTCGATCGTGGTGACGCTGGGCGCCTCGTTCATCTGGCTCGGCTGCGCCCTGCTGCTGCTGCCCTCGCCCGGCGGCGGCGCGCCGTCCCTCATCGCCGGCTTCGTCAACCTCTCGCCGCCGCTGGTGCCGCTGCCGATCCTCGTGCTCGCCGGCGCCGCGCTCCTCGGCCATTTGCTGCTGATGCGCACCGCGCGCGGCGCCGTCCTGCGCGGCATCGGCGGTAATGCGAAGGCGGTCGAGCAGGCCGGCTGGTCGCTCGCCCGCGGGCGGATGCTGCTCTACGGCATCGCCGGGGCCTGCGGCGTGATCGCCGGCCTGCTGCTGGATGGCATCAACACCTCCGGCGACGCGACGGTGGGCGCGCAATACACGCTGACCTCGATCGCGGCGGTGATCGTCGGCGGCGGCGAGTTCGTGGGCGGCGACGTCTCGCCGGTCGGCACCGTCACCGGCACGCTGATCATGCTGCTCACAGGCTCGGTGCTGTCCTTCGTGAACATCTCGACGAGCTGGCAGCTCAGCGTGGAGGGCGGCATCCTGATCGTGGTGCTCGGCCTGCGCGCCCTGGCGCGGACGGCATAGGAGCGGCGGATGGGACAACGCTTCGCGAACGCTCCGCGCTGGATCTGGTCCTATCTCGCGGCGGCGGTCGTCTACTTCGCGATCGTGGTCATCGCCGCCGGCGCCGGCAGTTTCCAGACCTTCTCGATCGCGCTGCAATTCGCCACATTCTTTGTCATCGCCGGGCTCGGGCAGATGCTGGTGATCACCGCCGGCCCGGGCAATATCGACCTGTCGATCCCCGGCGTGATGACGCTCGCCGGCTATCTAGCGACCGGCGCGATGCACGGCAGCAATGCCGGGCTGCTTTCCGGCCTCGCCCTCGGCCTGCTCATCGGCCTCGGTGCCGGGCTTTTCAATCTGGCGCTGATCCGCCTGCTGCGCATCCCGCCGATGGTCGGCACGCTCGCCTCCGGCTTCATCTACCAGTCCGCCGCCATCGCCTATTCCAGCCACGCGGTGACGCAGCCCTCGCCGCTGCTCGCGGCGTTCACGTCCGGCCGCGTGCTGGGCGTCTCCGCGATGACGGTGCTGTTCATCCTGCTCACCGCCGCCTGCGCGGTCGGGCTCCAGCGCACGCGGGCGGGTCGGGCGGTGCTCGCTCTCGGGCAGAACCGCCGGGCGGCCTCGCTCGCCGGCTTTCGGGTTGGAGGTGCGCTCTCGCTGGTCTATCTCGCCTCCGGCCTGCTCGCCGCCATCGCCGGCATCCTGCTCGCCGCCTATTCCGGCGGCGCCTCGCTCGACATGGCGCGCGAATATCTCCTGATGTCGATCGCCGTTGTCGTGATCGGCGGCACCTCGATCGCCGGCGGCGACCCGGCCCCGCCCGGCCTCTGGGGCTCGGCCATGCTGCTCGGGCTGCTCGTCACGATGCTCAACCTGCTGCACATGCCTGAGGGTGTCCGCCTGATCGCGACGGGCGGCGTCATCATCGGTGTCCTCGCCGTCGCGACGCCACAGGGAACATGACCAGCCGTTCCGGCGGGCACGGCATTCAGATGAACAGAAGCGCAAGATGATCTGCACGGAAAACGCGGGATGCTCAGAGGCTGGCCATCTGAACCATCTTACTTTGGCGGGATATCATGCTATTAAAATCCTAAATTTCCCCAACCGAGGCCGGAAGAGCAATAGACTAACTTTGATCTCGGGCACGAACTCCAAGCGTATCATGTGAACATGTAATAATTTTAAATCTGGACCACTCAGCGGGATTGGCTACGTCGAGGCCCACCAACTGTCTTGGCGCGCGATATATCCATGAGTGTACCGAAAAATAGTAATTGATTAAGGATATTATATGCGATCTTTAGTTATTTCGCCGCAAGCTGGATTTGGAAATCGCCTACGGTCTCTTTGTACTGGAATATTTCTTGGGCAAATTACGAATCGTAAAGTATTCCATTACTGGATTCCTGACGATAATCTAAGTCATGTCGAAAATGTAAATGACATGAAGCGTATAACTCCAGAATATTTTTTTGATTTTTCTATACCGTTGTTTGAAAAAAATGAAGTCGATATTATTTTTAGTGAGTGGGATCAAAATGATTTTTGGCACAAACAGCAATCAACTGCTTACAATAATTTGAAATTTCGGAATTTTCGGAAGTATATTTCAATAGATGAGATTATTAATTCAGAAGATGATATCGTTGTGGTAGAAACTTCACTAGAATTATTCCCTGACAATATCAATATTCCTACCTCTACCATTATGTCAGCTATTTACTGTAATTATTTTAAATTATCGCAAAAATGGAATAATTTTATTTCTAACATTCCTGTATTTGATATCGGTTTTTCTATTCGGAGAGGAAATTTTCTTCACTATAACCCAAAATCGGAAATATCTCTAGAAAATGCTATGGCTCGAATTAATTCTACGCCGGGCACTAAAATAATTTTTAGCGACGACCATGAATATGTTTCGAGATTACGTAAAATGACTGGTGCCGTAATGGATATTGATATGTCTATTACACAGGGAACTGTTGATCATTATTTTTCTCAATTCTTGATACTGTCTCGATGCCTTAAGGTCATTGGCACGCAGGGGTCGTCTTTCCCGGAACAGGCAGCTATTTTCGGCAATGTTCCTTTCGAGCCAATCTGATTGATCCGCCCTGCTAAGCGGCATCAACGTTGAACCCCGCGTTGGGGTGGACCCCTTGGGCTTCACCACAGAGTGCTGAGAACTGATTGATACGCTTGCGCTGCTACACATCGTTGGACCGCTGGAGCCTTGTTGCTTAGTCCCGGCATTTGGCGGATTGGGTTGATGAATCGGTCTGGTTCTGAAGTTCATCGTTTGCAGATGAATTCGTGTGGGGTGGGGGGCTTGAGCCGCCGGGCGAAGTTGCAGGCATCCCCAAGCGCTCAGTCGGCGAAGGGGTCCTGCATCAGGATGGTGTCGTCCCGCTCGGGGCTGGTGGAGAGCAGGGTGACCGGGCATTCGACCAGTTCCTCGATGCGGCGGACATACTTGATCGCCTGCGCCGGCAGGTCGGCATAGGAGCGGGCGCCGCGGGTCGAGCCGGACCAGCCCTCGATGGTTTCATAGAC
This genomic interval from Acidiphilium multivorum AIU301 contains the following:
- a CDS encoding ABC transporter permease: MGQRFANAPRWIWSYLAAAVVYFAIVVIAAGAGSFQTFSIALQFATFFVIAGLGQMLVITAGPGNIDLSIPGVMTLAGYLATGAMHGSNAGLLSGLALGLLIGLGAGLFNLALIRLLRIPPMVGTLASGFIYQSAAIAYSSHAVTQPSPLLAAFTSGRVLGVSAMTVLFILLTAACAVGLQRTRAGRAVLALGQNRRAASLAGFRVGGALSLVYLASGLLAAIAGILLAAYSGGASLDMAREYLLMSIAVVVIGGTSIAGGDPAPPGLWGSAMLLGLLVTMLNLLHMPEGVRLIATGGVIIGVLAVATPQGT
- a CDS encoding O-fucosyltransferase family protein, which produces MRSLVISPQAGFGNRLRSLCTGIFLGQITNRKVFHYWIPDDNLSHVENVNDMKRITPEYFFDFSIPLFEKNEVDIIFSEWDQNDFWHKQQSTAYNNLKFRNFRKYISIDEIINSEDDIVVVETSLELFPDNINIPTSTIMSAIYCNYFKLSQKWNNFISNIPVFDIGFSIRRGNFLHYNPKSEISLENAMARINSTPGTKIIFSDDHEYVSRLRKMTGAVMDIDMSITQGTVDHYFSQFLILSRCLKVIGTQGSSFPEQAAIFGNVPFEPI